The following coding sequences lie in one Carassius gibelio isolate Cgi1373 ecotype wild population from Czech Republic chromosome A17, carGib1.2-hapl.c, whole genome shotgun sequence genomic window:
- the LOC127933613 gene encoding cysteine-rich protein 2: MTSICPRCDETVFFAEKVSSLGKNWHRFCLKCERCSKILSPGSHAEHDGLPYCHKPCYGTLFGPKGVNIGGAGSYIYDTPPQTPVNKSCNSPSDGSPTTPWTNSQISYNQRKASTAPTRMFAGETCLCPGCGKAVYFAEKVMSLGRDWHRPCLRCVRCKKTLTPGGHAEHEGSPYCHVPCYGYLFGPKGVNIGKVGCYIYEKENAENEMPSEH; the protein is encoded by the exons ATGACGTCCATTTGTCCAAGATGCGACGAGACTGTGTTTTTCG CTGAGAAAGTGAGCTCTTTGGGGAAAAACTGGCACCGTTTCTGTCTGAAATGTGAACGATGTAGTAAGATTCTGTCTCCTGGAAGCCATGCGGAG catGATGGATTGCCTTACTGTCATAAGCCCTGCTATGGAACCCTCTTTGGACCAAAAG GTGTAAATATTGGAGGGGCAGGATCTTACATATATGACACACCTCCTCAAACGCCGGTCAACAAATCATGTAACAGCCCTTCAGACGGATCGCCCACCACACCTTGGACCAACTCACAGATCAGCTATAATCAACGTAAAG CTTCCACTGCACCTACACGAATGTTTGCCGGAGAGACTTGTCTGTGTCCTGGCTGTGGAAAGGCCGTTTATTTCG CTGAGAAGGTGATGTCACTGGGTCGCGACTGGCACAGGCCTTGTCTTCGCTGTGTTAGGTGCAAGAAAACACTGACCCCTGGGGGCCACGCAGAG CATGAGGGCAGCCCATACTGCCATGTGCCCTGCTACGGGTACCTTTTTGGACCAAAAGGTGTGAATATTGGAAAGGTGGGCTGTTACATTTATGAGAAAGAAAACGCAGAGAATGAAATGCCAAGTGAACATTAA